One part of the Alphaproteobacteria bacterium genome encodes these proteins:
- a CDS encoding TIGR01459 family HAD-type hydrolase: protein MYRRSARPISSRCICASIIIFAKWPKRALPKKLESLNATGADAFVFDMWGVLHDGTRAYDGVIDTLRALKRAGKKTGILSNSPRPLFSARENIKKYGLVPDLYDALLTSGQMTYEALQKRDDAWLQKLGARAYMIGKQEEAGFYDGTGITLVPEPEDASFILVVNLPGDRYDEAHYRPLLERCLARKLPMLCANPDRAVAVGAACVPASAALVDAYAAMGGDGRAPYGKPYGEAFARILAELGIAPGRAVMVGDNLETDIAGARAAGMQSVLMPGGMYATALGVVNGAWPDEAKLGKLLTQHNVVPDYIMAALRS, encoded by the coding sequence ATGTACCGTCGAAGCGCACGCCCGATATCCAGCAGGTGCATATGTGCATCTATCATTATATTTGCGAAGTGGCCGAAGCGCGCCTTGCCGAAAAAACTTGAAAGCCTGAATGCGACCGGCGCGGACGCCTTCGTGTTCGACATGTGGGGCGTGCTGCATGACGGCACGCGGGCTTATGACGGCGTGATCGACACCTTGCGCGCGCTGAAGCGCGCGGGGAAAAAAACCGGCATTCTTTCCAATTCGCCGCGCCCGCTTTTTTCGGCGCGCGAAAACATAAAAAAATACGGGCTTGTGCCCGATCTGTATGACGCGCTGCTTACATCGGGCCAGATGACATACGAGGCCTTGCAAAAGCGCGACGATGCGTGGCTGCAAAAACTTGGCGCGCGCGCCTATATGATAGGCAAGCAAGAAGAAGCCGGTTTTTATGACGGCACCGGCATCACGCTTGTGCCGGAACCGGAAGACGCCAGCTTTATTCTGGTTGTCAACTTGCCGGGCGACAGGTATGACGAGGCGCATTACCGGCCGCTGCTGGAACGCTGCCTTGCGCGCAAATTGCCGATGCTGTGTGCCAACCCCGATCGCGCGGTGGCGGTTGGCGCGGCATGCGTGCCGGCCAGCGCGGCGCTGGTCGATGCCTATGCCGCCATGGGCGGCGACGGCCGCGCGCCATACGGCAAGCCGTATGGGGAAGCCTTTGCGCGCATTCTGGCCGAACTCGGTATTGCGCCGGGCCGCGCCGTGATGGTGGGCGATAATCTTGAAACCGATATCGCGGGCGCGCGCGCTGCGGGCATGCAAAGCGTTTTGATGCCGGGCGGCATGTATGCCACCGCGCTCGGTGTGGTTAACGGCGCATGGCCGGACGAAGCAAAGCTGGGCAAGTTGCTGACACAGCACAATGTTGTACCCGATTACATCATGGCGGCGCTGCGGAGTTGA
- a CDS encoding acyl carrier protein — translation MTENSLTNEILDIIADKAMVERDKLDPAAKLTDLNISSLDVVEIVFALEDKYAVQLPFNANAENKEFETLGQVVKLVEQQIAIKQGGAKQAGAAS, via the coding sequence ATGACGGAAAACAGCCTGACCAACGAGATTCTGGACATCATTGCCGACAAGGCCATGGTCGAGCGGGACAAGCTCGATCCCGCCGCCAAGCTGACGGACCTTAATATCAGCTCGCTTGATGTGGTCGAGATCGTGTTCGCGCTCGAGGACAAATATGCGGTCCAGTTGCCGTTCAACGCCAATGCCGAGAACAAGGAATTCGAGACGCTCGGGCAGGTCGTGAAGCTGGTTGAACAGCAGATCGCGATCAAGCAGGGCGGCGCGAAACAGGCCGGAGCGGCTTCCTAA
- a CDS encoding EAL domain-containing protein yields MVMKGLGAMHITHPHYTFGASIDASLLHYDPLTGLPDRRGLSDIVGAASEQAAKYPQGGAYFVAGIDHMQRINRTYGLEAGHDVLRHVALLLATYFDDRAHICWLGGDTFGIVVPDLGVKTMAETAEAVLEMFRTARAPAPLEGPVLVSLGGIVMPSIFPLVSDIVHGAESAMQKAKDSGRNCFASCRETMREAAPDANEIAALVRTAIADNKIQLAWQPIVESSTGEVLFYEALARLSDEAGRPLSAAAFIPVVEQLGLSYAFDCKVLALAVEELKQHPSLQLSINVSGYTAAQPGWSGEVQTAMAGRRDISERLIIEITETADVIDFEHTTNFIAANQAMGGRTALDDFGAGFTSIKQLRTLPVQIMKLDRALVTDLLDHHEQQVVIRSLVALARGLGLRIVAEGVEDQDVADWLSAHHVDYQQGYHHGRPQMNRPWAMAA; encoded by the coding sequence ATGGTTATGAAAGGCCTCGGCGCAATGCACATTACCCACCCGCACTATACGTTTGGCGCCAGCATCGATGCTTCTCTTTTGCATTACGATCCTCTGACCGGTCTGCCCGACAGGCGCGGTCTTTCCGATATTGTCGGCGCGGCAAGCGAACAGGCCGCCAAATATCCGCAAGGCGGCGCTTATTTTGTGGCCGGAATCGATCACATGCAGCGCATCAACCGCACATACGGGCTTGAAGCCGGGCACGATGTTTTGCGCCATGTCGCGCTTTTGCTTGCCACCTATTTCGATGATCGCGCCCACATCTGCTGGCTGGGCGGCGATACCTTTGGCATCGTCGTGCCCGATCTGGGCGTGAAGACCATGGCCGAAACCGCCGAAGCGGTGCTTGAGATGTTCCGCACGGCGCGCGCCCCCGCGCCGCTCGAAGGGCCGGTTCTGGTTTCGCTCGGCGGCATCGTCATGCCTTCCATTTTTCCGCTGGTCAGCGATATCGTGCACGGCGCCGAAAGCGCGATGCAAAAAGCCAAGGATAGCGGCCGCAATTGCTTCGCCAGCTGCCGCGAAACCATGCGCGAAGCGGCGCCGGACGCCAACGAAATTGCCGCGCTCGTGCGCACCGCCATTGCCGACAACAAGATCCAGCTTGCATGGCAGCCGATCGTGGAATCCTCGACCGGCGAAGTTCTGTTCTACGAAGCGCTCGCGCGCCTGTCGGATGAAGCGGGCCGCCCGCTTTCCGCCGCCGCCTTTATCCCGGTGGTCGAACAGCTCGGCCTTTCCTACGCCTTCGATTGCAAGGTGCTGGCGCTGGCCGTGGAAGAATTGAAGCAGCACCCGTCGCTGCAGCTCTCGATCAATGTTTCGGGCTACACCGCCGCGCAGCCCGGCTGGTCGGGCGAAGTGCAAACCGCGATGGCCGGTCGCCGCGATATTTCCGAACGCCTGATCATCGAAATCACCGAAACTGCCGATGTTATTGATTTCGAGCACACGACAAATTTCATCGCCGCCAACCAGGCGATGGGCGGGCGCACCGCGCTCGATGATTTCGGTGCGGGCTTCACCTCGATCAAGCAACTACGCACGCTGCCGGTACAGATCATGAAGCTCGATCGCGCGCTGGTGACCGATCTGCTCGATCATCACGAACAACAGGTCGTGATCCGCTCCCTCGTCGCGCTCGCGCGCGGGCTTGGCCTTCGCATCGTTGCCGAAGGCGTCGAAGACCAGGATGTCGCCGATTGGCTGAGCGCGCATCATGTCGATTACCAGCAGGGCTATCATCATGGCCGCCCGCAAATGAACCGCCCGTGGGCCATGGCGGCCTGA
- the phaR gene encoding polyhydroxyalkanoate synthesis repressor PhaR, producing the protein MNEPETSKQPAAEAVTIKKYANRRLYNTATSSYVTLDHLCQMVKDGVEFSVYDAKSGDDITRSVLTQIIVEEESKSGQNLLPISFLRQLIGFYGNNMQWLVPKYLEQSMGQLSANQGPMQDYFKNAFGGVFPLTTLEEMGKQNMAMIEKAMQVFMPFNIGGVAPGKPAASAPPGAGGGESESQLEEMQRRLNEMAQKLHDIDNKS; encoded by the coding sequence ATGAACGAGCCCGAAACATCCAAGCAGCCCGCCGCCGAGGCCGTGACGATCAAGAAGTATGCCAACCGGCGGCTCTATAACACCGCAACCAGCAGCTATGTGACGCTCGATCACCTGTGCCAGATGGTGAAGGACGGCGTGGAATTCAGCGTGTACGACGCCAAGAGCGGCGACGACATCACGCGTTCGGTTTTGACGCAGATCATCGTCGAAGAAGAAAGCAAGAGCGGGCAGAATCTTTTGCCGATCAGCTTTTTGCGCCAGTTGATCGGTTTTTACGGCAACAACATGCAGTGGCTGGTGCCGAAATATCTCGAACAGAGCATGGGTCAGCTTTCCGCCAATCAGGGACCGATGCAGGATTATTTCAAGAACGCCTTCGGCGGCGTGTTCCCGCTTACCACGCTCGAGGAAATGGGCAAGCAGAACATGGCCATGATCGAAAAGGCGATGCAGGTGTTCATGCCCTTCAACATCGGCGGCGTTGCGCCGGGCAAACCCGCGGCCAGCGCGCCGCCGGGCGCGGGCGGCGGCGAAAGCGAATCGCAGCTCGAGGAAATGCAGCGCAGGCTGAACGAGATGGCGCAGAAGCTGCACGATATCGACAACAAGTCCTGA
- a CDS encoding lysine transporter LysE, giving the protein MFDQIDVLFRGIVLGVMVAAPVGPVGLLVIRRTVHSGILSGLATGIGAAAADTLFGAVAAFGIAAIISLLEGYQGPIRIVGGIVLIAMTWKLWRAHPHAPVGADGAAGALKAVLSGFMLTATNPVTVFAIMAVVTALGGRLGHADASTLTAGIMLGSLAWWFTLSGGIACVRHHFDEKTIAVINRGTAVLMAALAAWVLLGALLEAPLAGAVL; this is encoded by the coding sequence GTGTTCGACCAGATAGATGTTCTGTTCCGCGGTATCGTGCTCGGCGTCATGGTGGCGGCGCCCGTGGGGCCCGTCGGGCTTTTGGTGATACGGCGCACGGTGCATAGCGGCATTCTCAGCGGTCTTGCGACGGGGATCGGCGCCGCCGCGGCCGACACGCTGTTCGGTGCGGTTGCCGCCTTCGGCATTGCCGCGATCATCAGCCTGCTTGAAGGTTATCAGGGACCGATCCGGATTGTGGGCGGGATCGTGCTGATCGCCATGACATGGAAATTATGGCGCGCGCATCCGCACGCGCCCGTGGGCGCAGACGGCGCGGCGGGCGCGCTGAAGGCTGTGTTGAGCGGCTTTATGCTGACCGCCACCAACCCCGTGACCGTGTTCGCGATCATGGCTGTGGTGACGGCGCTTGGCGGCAGGCTCGGGCATGCCGATGCCAGCACGTTGACGGCCGGCATTATGCTCGGTTCGCTGGCATGGTGGTTTACGCTTTCGGGCGGCATCGCTTGCGTGCGGCATCACTTCGATGAAAAGACCATCGCCGTGATCAACCGCGGCACCGCCGTTCTGATGGCGGCGCTGGCGGCGTGGGTTTTGCTTGGCGCGCTGCTCGAAGCGCCGCTCGCCGGCGCGGTTCTGTAG
- the lpxD gene encoding UDP-3-O-(3-hydroxymyristoyl)glucosamine N-acyltransferase, producing the protein MPRTHTMQEIAAATGGRLVGDGARAISRITHPSDWRAAGDLALAMDKKLVPLAREKGCDAVVLGEEALGEDVAAVAGEFAACVVVRRPRLAMAQLTGLFAAPTPGAPGVHPTATVEDGVQLGAQASVGAHCYVASGAQIGDRAVLHAHVTVEAGAQIGADTLVRAGVRIGENVSIGARCIIHYNAVIGADGFSFVTPEAGSVESAKASGEVKATNHQGLVRIASLGNVIVGDDVEIGACTSIDRGTVAPTRIGRGTKIDNQVQIGHNVQIGEDCLICGRAGIAGSAVLGNRVVLGGSAGVGDHLRIGDDAVVQAFSGVGSTVPAKSIVAGLPAMARTRVYENIMHINRLKMLFADVKELAQKLARLEQSRDNG; encoded by the coding sequence ATGCCGCGCACCCATACCATGCAGGAAATCGCCGCCGCCACGGGCGGCAGGCTGGTGGGTGATGGCGCGCGCGCGATCAGCCGCATCACGCATCCTTCCGACTGGCGCGCGGCGGGCGACCTTGCGCTGGCGATGGACAAGAAGCTTGTGCCGCTTGCGCGCGAAAAAGGGTGCGATGCCGTCGTGCTTGGCGAAGAAGCTTTGGGCGAAGATGTTGCGGCGGTGGCGGGTGAATTTGCGGCCTGCGTGGTCGTGCGCCGTCCGCGCCTTGCTATGGCACAGCTAACCGGCCTGTTCGCCGCGCCCACACCGGGCGCGCCCGGTGTGCACCCGACCGCGACGGTGGAAGACGGCGTGCAACTTGGTGCGCAGGCTTCGGTGGGCGCCCATTGCTATGTAGCGAGCGGCGCGCAGATCGGCGACCGCGCCGTTTTGCATGCGCATGTGACGGTAGAAGCGGGCGCGCAGATCGGCGCCGATACGCTTGTGCGCGCGGGCGTGCGGATCGGTGAGAATGTTTCGATCGGCGCGCGCTGCATCATTCATTACAACGCCGTGATCGGCGCGGACGGTTTCAGCTTCGTGACGCCCGAGGCGGGCAGCGTCGAAAGCGCCAAGGCGAGCGGCGAGGTGAAGGCGACCAACCATCAGGGCCTGGTGCGGATCGCCAGCCTCGGTAACGTGATCGTGGGCGACGATGTCGAGATCGGCGCTTGCACCAGCATCGACCGCGGCACCGTGGCGCCGACCCGCATCGGCCGCGGCACCAAAATCGATAACCAGGTCCAGATCGGCCATAATGTGCAGATCGGCGAAGATTGCCTGATCTGCGGCCGCGCCGGAATTGCGGGCAGCGCCGTGCTTGGCAACCGGGTTGTGCTTGGCGGCAGCGCCGGGGTGGGCGATCACCTGCGGATCGGCGACGATGCGGTCGTGCAGGCCTTTTCGGGCGTGGGCAGCACCGTGCCGGCCAAAAGCATCGTGGCCGGATTGCCCGCGATGGCGCGCACCCGGGTCTATGAAAATATTATGCATATCAACAGGTTGAAGATGCTGTTCGCGGATGTTAAAGAACTGGCGCAAAAACTTGCACGGCTGGAACAAAGCCGCGACAATGGCTGA
- a CDS encoding glycosyltransferase — translation MAALKILQRGWRNFVPEGMRKRMAPLVRDRVNNVLARKVPPPAPLETIPQGPVTIAGYTQSVLGLGTAMRLYRDGLQACGYALREESLSAMIKLQDYGEAALPQKPAPAGGVLVLGVNPPEMGMAFSHLDPALVRSSYRIGFWAWETPEVPEAWMPRLRHFHELWVHSNFVRDAILARSAIPPIPVHVVPHPVPALDHVMPARARFDLPDHMKIVLTMFDLRSSMARKNPMAAIKAFRAAEPGTYGALLVIKVSHPEAAPEQFAALKALTAGDPRIRLMTDTLDQEAAYALIASCDIVLSLHRAEGFGLVLAEAMRLGKAVVATNWSGNVDFMNRACAELVDYRLVPVVDPQGQYRDGQWAEADVDDAARALRYLLKNEDQCAAMGRRASDHAARMFSRHAFAAHLSPAFLRFAAHEEGREDCAGAS, via the coding sequence ATGGCGGCTTTGAAAATCCTGCAACGCGGCTGGCGCAATTTCGTGCCGGAGGGCATGCGCAAACGCATGGCGCCGCTGGTGCGCGACAGGGTCAACAATGTGTTGGCGCGCAAGGTGCCGCCGCCCGCGCCGCTTGAAACCATTCCGCAGGGGCCGGTAACAATTGCCGGTTATACGCAATCCGTGCTCGGGCTCGGCACCGCCATGCGGCTTTACCGCGACGGTTTGCAGGCTTGCGGCTATGCGCTGCGCGAAGAAAGCCTCAGCGCCATGATCAAGCTGCAGGATTACGGCGAAGCGGCGCTGCCGCAAAAGCCCGCGCCCGCGGGCGGCGTGCTCGTGCTCGGCGTCAATCCGCCGGAAATGGGCATGGCTTTTTCGCATCTTGATCCCGCGCTGGTGCGCAGCAGCTATCGCATAGGTTTCTGGGCGTGGGAAACGCCGGAAGTGCCGGAAGCCTGGATGCCGCGTCTGCGCCACTTCCATGAATTATGGGTACACAGCAATTTCGTGCGCGACGCCATTCTGGCACGCAGCGCGATCCCGCCCATTCCCGTGCATGTGGTGCCGCACCCGGTGCCCGCGCTCGATCACGTGATGCCGGCGCGCGCGCGCTTCGATTTGCCCGACCATATGAAGATCGTGCTCACGATGTTCGATCTGCGCTCCAGCATGGCGCGCAAAAACCCGATGGCGGCCATCAAGGCGTTTCGTGCCGCCGAGCCCGGCACATATGGCGCGCTGCTGGTTATCAAGGTCAGCCACCCGGAAGCCGCGCCCGAACAGTTTGCGGCGCTTAAGGCGCTGACGGCGGGCGACCCGCGCATCCGGCTTATGACCGATACGCTCGATCAGGAAGCGGCCTACGCGTTGATCGCGAGCTGCGATATTGTGCTTTCGCTGCACCGGGCCGAAGGTTTCGGGCTCGTGCTCGCCGAAGCCATGCGTCTTGGCAAGGCGGTGGTGGCGACCAACTGGTCCGGGAATGTCGATTTCATGAACCGTGCCTGCGCCGAGCTGGTCGATTACCGGCTGGTGCCGGTGGTGGACCCGCAGGGCCAGTATCGCGATGGGCAGTGGGCCGAGGCCGATGTGGACGATGCCGCCCGCGCGCTGCGTTATTTGCTGAAGAACGAGGACCAGTGCGCCGCCATGGGCCGCCGTGCCAGCGACCATGCCGCGCGCATGTTTTCCCGCCACGCCTTCGCCGCGCATCTGAGCCCGGCTTTTCTGCGCTTTGCGGCGCACGAGGAAGGCAGAGAAGATTGCGCCGGCGCTTCGTAG
- a CDS encoding SIS domain-containing protein, whose product MTTGLTIQQHLKNASELAAAMAAHGAAARADDAVEAIVAALAASKPVLVCGNGGSAADAMHIAGEMVGRFLVNRKAYNVIALTADNATLTAWSNDVGYDTVFSRQVEAYGAPGGVVWGISTSGNSPNVIKAFEQAKKQGMVTLALTGAGGGKMAPLADILIDVPSKRTPDIQQVHMCIYHYICEVAEARLAEKT is encoded by the coding sequence ATGACCACCGGGCTTACCATCCAGCAGCATTTGAAGAACGCGTCCGAGCTTGCGGCTGCCATGGCCGCGCATGGCGCGGCGGCACGCGCCGACGACGCGGTTGAAGCCATTGTGGCGGCGCTTGCGGCAAGCAAGCCTGTTTTGGTGTGCGGCAATGGCGGTTCGGCTGCCGATGCCATGCATATTGCGGGCGAAATGGTCGGGCGCTTTCTGGTCAATCGCAAGGCCTATAACGTGATCGCGCTGACGGCCGACAACGCGACGCTGACGGCCTGGAGCAACGATGTTGGCTACGACACGGTGTTTTCCCGCCAGGTGGAAGCCTATGGCGCGCCGGGCGGCGTGGTGTGGGGGATCAGCACGTCCGGCAATTCGCCCAACGTGATCAAGGCGTTCGAGCAAGCGAAGAAGCAAGGCATGGTAACGCTTGCGCTTACGGGCGCGGGCGGCGGCAAAATGGCGCCGCTTGCCGACATTCTGATCGATGTACCGTCGAAGCGCACGCCCGATATCCAGCAGGTGCATATGTGCATCTATCATTATATTTGCGAAGTGGCCGAAGCGCGCCTTGCCGAAAAAACTTGA
- a CDS encoding ATP-binding cassette domain-containing protein: MKRETQATLPEPLIRLDGVVLRYPVGPFIKGSLKTGLFSLFGHRGAQGPQKQFHTALNGVSLSIGVGEKVGIIGRNGAGKSTLLRAMAGIYPVADGRIEVRGRIQSLFDFGLGFETESTGRENIFYRGLAMGCAPDDIAAREKDIVDFAGLGEFIDMPMRMYSAGMYVRLAFAISTYLEGNILLIDEVFGAGDAAFQQRAAERMQGLISRASIVVFVTHDMNLIRRICNRIIWIDGGKLRADGDPDTVCGAYHEEMTGKKLSAA, translated from the coding sequence ATGAAGCGTGAAACGCAGGCAACGTTGCCCGAACCTTTGATCAGGCTTGACGGCGTTGTGCTGCGCTATCCTGTCGGGCCGTTCATCAAAGGCAGTTTGAAGACCGGGCTTTTCAGCCTTTTCGGCCATCGCGGCGCGCAGGGCCCGCAAAAACAGTTTCATACCGCATTGAACGGCGTCAGCCTTTCCATTGGCGTTGGCGAAAAGGTCGGGATCATCGGCCGCAACGGCGCGGGCAAATCGACGCTTTTGCGCGCGATGGCGGGGATTTACCCGGTTGCGGACGGGCGGATCGAGGTGCGCGGGCGGATCCAGAGTCTGTTCGATTTCGGTTTGGGGTTCGAGACGGAATCGACCGGCCGCGAAAACATTTTTTATCGCGGCCTTGCAATGGGGTGCGCGCCCGACGATATCGCTGCACGCGAAAAGGATATCGTGGATTTTGCGGGCCTGGGCGAATTCATCGATATGCCGATGCGCATGTATTCCGCCGGCATGTATGTGCGGCTGGCCTTCGCCATATCGACTTACCTCGAAGGCAACATTCTGCTGATCGACGAAGTGTTCGGCGCGGGCGATGCCGCTTTCCAGCAGCGCGCGGCGGAACGCATGCAGGGGTTGATCAGCCGCGCCAGCATCGTTGTGTTCGTGACGCACGATATGAACCTGATCCGCCGCATCTGCAACCGCATCATCTGGATCGATGGCGGCAAGCTGCGCGCGGACGGCGACCCCGATACGGTGTGCGGCGCGTATCACGAGGAAATGACGGGCAAGAAGCTGAGCGCGGCCTGA
- a CDS encoding beta-ketoacyl-ACP synthase II produces the protein MKPVPRVVITGLGVVCPAGETVPDFAENIFSGKSVLGRIDFEREDGKVNYPGAVIKDFAPEKIIDSKKLGFMDRFSQFAVIAARQAMNDAGLTLTPDEALRCATIIGSGVGGHQTLEDSYNRLRDRAGGRVHPFTIPRLMINAAASHISMDRGLTGPAFTVASACASATHAIGVAMQMVRSGAVDYAVTGGTEACMTFGTLKGWEALRVMAPDVCRPFSQGRQGMVMGEGCGILMLETLERAQARGAKIYAELAGFGQSADACDLTTPDAGGMARAMQNALDDAGLKAEDIGHINAHGTGTRANDLTETKALNAVFGAHTGQLAVTANKSLFGHALGAAGALEMVALALAMQAQRVPPTAHFTAADPECALDIVTGEARAMPLRAALKNSFAFGGLNAVLAVTQHGGA, from the coding sequence ATGAAACCGGTTCCGCGCGTCGTCATCACCGGCCTTGGCGTTGTTTGCCCTGCGGGCGAAACCGTTCCCGACTTTGCCGAAAATATTTTTTCCGGCAAAAGCGTGCTTGGCCGCATCGATTTCGAGCGCGAGGACGGCAAGGTAAACTACCCCGGCGCCGTGATAAAAGATTTCGCGCCCGAAAAAATCATCGATTCCAAGAAGCTCGGATTCATGGACCGTTTTTCGCAGTTCGCGGTAATCGCCGCGCGGCAGGCGATGAACGATGCCGGGCTGACCTTGACGCCGGACGAGGCGCTGCGCTGCGCCACCATCATCGGTTCGGGCGTGGGCGGGCACCAGACGCTGGAAGATTCCTATAACCGGCTGCGCGACCGCGCGGGCGGCCGCGTTCACCCTTTCACCATTCCGCGGCTGATGATCAACGCTGCCGCCAGCCATATCAGCATGGACCGCGGGCTGACCGGCCCGGCCTTTACGGTCGCGTCCGCCTGCGCTTCGGCTACGCACGCGATCGGTGTCGCCATGCAGATGGTGCGTTCGGGCGCGGTCGATTATGCCGTCACGGGCGGCACGGAAGCCTGCATGACCTTCGGCACGCTGAAGGGCTGGGAAGCCTTGCGCGTGATGGCGCCGGATGTATGCCGCCCGTTTTCGCAAGGCCGGCAGGGCATGGTGATGGGCGAAGGTTGCGGCATTCTGATGCTGGAAACGCTTGAACGCGCGCAAGCGCGCGGCGCAAAAATTTACGCCGAGCTGGCCGGGTTCGGGCAAAGCGCGGATGCCTGCGATCTGACGACGCCGGACGCGGGCGGCATGGCGCGGGCTATGCAAAACGCGCTCGATGACGCGGGGCTGAAGGCGGAAGATATAGGCCATATCAATGCGCACGGCACCGGCACGCGCGCCAACGATTTGACCGAGACGAAGGCGCTGAACGCCGTGTTCGGCGCGCATACGGGCCAGCTGGCGGTGACTGCCAATAAATCGCTGTTCGGGCATGCGCTGGGCGCGGCGGGCGCGCTCGAAATGGTTGCGCTTGCGCTTGCCATGCAGGCGCAGCGCGTGCCGCCGACCGCGCATTTCACCGCGGCAGACCCGGAATGCGCGCTCGATATCGTTACGGGCGAAGCGCGCGCGATGCCGTTGCGCGCGGCGCTGAAAAATTCATTCGCGTTCGGCGGGCTCAATGCCGTGCTGGCGGTTACACAACATGGCGGGGCATAA